A window from Vulpes lagopus strain Blue_001 chromosome 23, ASM1834538v1, whole genome shotgun sequence encodes these proteins:
- the GPX7 gene encoding glutathione peroxidase 7: MVALVAAWLLLWAAACAPREQDFYAFQAVNIRGKLVSLEKYRGSVSLVVNVASACGFTDGHYRGLQQLQRDLGPRHFTVLAFPCNQFGQQEPDGDREIESFARRTYGVSFPMFSKVAVTGTGAHPAFKYLTQTSGKEPTWNFWKYLVAPDGKVVGAWDPTVSVEDIRPQITALVRKLILKKREDL, translated from the exons ATGGTGGCCCTGGTGGCGGCGTGGCTCCTCCTGTGGGCTGCGGCCTGCGCGCCCCGGGAGCAGGACTTCTACGCCTTCCAGGCGGTCAACATCCGGGGCAAGCTGGTGTCGCTGGAGAAATACCGCGGCTCG GTGTCGCTGGTGGTGAATGTGGCCAGCGCGTGCGGCTTCACGGACGGCCACTACCGGGGCCTGCAGCAGCTGCAGAGGGACCTGGGGCCCCGGCACTTCACGGTGCTCGCCTTCCCCTGCAACCAGTTCGGCCAGCAGGAGCCCGACGGCGACCGCGAGATCGAGAGCTTCGCCCGCCGCACCTACGGCGTTTCCTTCCCCATGTTCAGCAAGGTCGCGGTCACGGGCACCGGGGCGCACCCGGCCTTCAAGTACCTGACCC aGACTTCTGGGAAGGAGCCCACCTGGAACTTCTGGAAATACCTAGTGGCCCCAGATGGAAAGGTAGTAGGGGCTTGGGACCCAACTGTGTCGGTGGAAGATATCAGGCCCCAGATCACAGCACTTGTGAGGAAGCTCATCTTGAAGAAGCGAGAAGACTTATAA